CAATATACCACCGGCGTTGTCACCGTAGGTTTGGGAGAAACGGGTAATACGACAATATCGATGTATTTCGTATCCGAACCACAGGTTATACTGGTCGCTGTCAGTGTAATTCTGTATGGACCTGCTGCTGCATACTTGTGACAACCCGGATCGCTTAGTGTAGAAGTAAATCCATCTCCAAAATCCCATAGATAGTCTGTATAGGAACTACAGTTATTTCCACTCGTACCTGTACTGGATTTATTGATGACACATAAATTCTCATTCACACATACCGTAGGCTTGACAGAGAAATCTGCCACCGGTTTGGAGCGTATCACAATCTGGTTCAGGGTATAGGTAGTGGTGTAACAGGCATTCCTGGTATATAAAGTAGCGGTGTAATCTGCCTTGGGACAGGAAGATTTTGTATAGGGATGAGAGATTTTAAATACGGTATTTGTCGCATTCAATGGATGTGTCAATGTCTGAGGAGTGGTGCCATCTCCATAATCCAGGATATACTCCGTGCCCGGTGAGTTAGTGAACCAGTTGCCGATCTGGAACTCTACTGCTGCCGGTGCACAAAGACCTGTAGTTGACGTAGAGGTGGTCAGACTTGCCAGTGGGTTCTGACCATTGTAAAACTGGTAAGTGGTGATTCTGGTACAACCATTTGTAGGGGTGATTTTTATTGTCAGTACGAAATAACCCTGTGAACTATAGGCATGTGTTAACTGCGATCCTGATGCCCAATCCATTTGTGTAAACGTGGGACTGCCATCGCCCCAGTTGATCTCATAGTTATTACCGGTGCCGGTTACTACGGAGGTGTTTTCCACCTTCAGGGTATAGTTATTATTTCCGTTACAGTTTGTAAAAGGAGCATCCAGTAGGTTGAGATCTTTCAGGGAAGGTTTGGGCGAAGGTTTGATGGTGAGTGTGCCGCCTCCGCTTATGCCCTCTACACTGACACTGCCGGTGGTAGCATCTTCTGCTACAATGGCGGTGATAGTAGTGGCGTTGTTGATAGTAAAACCTGCTGCTGCCCGTGAGCCTAAAACCACATTTTGAACCCCTGTGAAATTGGTGCCTGTAATTACGACCTGGCCCCCCTGACAGATAGTCGTGGGAGTGAAGGAGGTAACGGTAGGTAGTTGTGCATAGACAGCGGTGGCTATCAGAAAGAAAAAGAGGAACAAGACACTACGGGGTATCATATAGGGAGTTGTGATTTAATGTATGTTGATGTATGTTGCTAAAGGGCAACAACGATAACAACATGGCCGGCGGAATTGTTTAAGATTGATAAAATAAATTATGCATACCGGGCAGCTTTATTTATATTTAAATAAAATATAAATTGATGTTATTTACACTTTTACTCTGCAGTATGATCAACAGGGCAGATACCTTGCCCGGAGGCTTTTGCAAGCCGTTAGAGGATACGATGTTTCATGAGTGGGTGGTGCGTTATCCGGAGGTGGCGCCTTCATTTCCGGGGGGAGAGGAGGCGTTGGTAAAGTATATCTCAAAGAATTTGCATATTCCGGAAAGGGAGGGGATAGAGCAGCCGTATTATGCGTCTAGTTTTCCGGAATTTTTAATAGATGCGAATGGGAAGATTACTAAAATCAGGTTTGCGAATTATAAGAATCCGCAGACATTGTTGGATAGTTGCATTCAGAATGTGATAGTGAAAATGCCGAAGTGGAAACCGGGGATGTGTAATGGAAAGGCGGTGCCGGTGTTGTATTATTTGCCGGTGCGGCTATGAGTGGTGTGATTGGATTTATCTGAAATATATTTACCTCCGGGCATCGGAGCCATATCCTGCAAAGAAACATTTTACAATACTGATACCCCTACTAATACTATTTTAACCTTTATATTACCATAACATTCCTTATTTTGCCAGCTTAATCAATTGTTACAGGGACGAATGAGAAAACTAATTGTCATGAGCGCACTCGCGCTCCTCAGCTGTCAAATGGTACAGGCCCAGGCCAAACACACTTTTGCCTTAGCTAAGAGTGAATTCCTCCTCGATGGAAAACCTTACCAGATCATCAGCGGCGAACTACACCCTGCCCGTATTCCAAAAGAGTACTGGCGGCACCGTATCCAGATGGCCAAAGCTATGGGCTGCAACACCATTGCTGCCTACGTATTCTGGAACTATCTCGAACAGGAAGAAGGCGCTTTCGACTTCTCTTCGGAAAACCGCAACGTAGCTGAGTTCATCAAAATCGCTCAGCAGGAAGGCATGTGGGTACTCCTCCGCCCAGGTCCCTATGTGTGCGGCGAATGGGAATTCGGTGGCTTACCACCCTACCTGCTCCGTACGCCAGACATCAAAGTACGTTGCCTCGATCCCCGCTACATGGCTGCTGTAGAGCGCTATGTAAAAGCCCTCAGCGAACAGGTAAAACCCCTGCTGGTGACTAACGGCGGTCCGATCATCATGGTACAGGTGGAGAATGAATATGGTAGCTATGCCAACGATAAACAATACCTCTACAAACTGAAAGGCCTCTGGGAGCAAAATGGTATCAATGTACCTTTTTATACTGCCGATGGTCCTGTAGATCCATTGCTGGAAGCTGGTTCAGTACCCGGTGCTGCAATTGGTCTTGACTCCGGTGGCTCTGAAGGCGACTTCGAAGCTGCAAAACGCCAGAACCCTGACGTACCTTCTTTCAGCAGCGAATCTTATCCAGGCTGGTTAACACACTGGGGCGAGAAATTCGCACATCCTGATACCTCCGGTATTCTGAAAGAGGTTAGGTTCCTGCTTAGCACTAACCGCTCTTTCAACCTCTATGTCATTCACGGTGGTACTAACTTTGGCTATACTGCCGGCGCTAACTCCGGTGGCAAAGGGTATGAGCCGGACCTGACTACTTACGACTACGATGCACCTATCAATGAACAAGGTGTACCGACTGCTAAATATATAGCGCTGCGCAATCTCATCGCCAGTTATACCAGGAAGAAACTACCTGCTATTCCAGCACCCATTCCTGCTACTGTAGTGGCTAACTTCGAAGTGAAACCTTATGCAAGCGTATGGGAAAACCTGCCTGCACCTGTTGCCTCAGTACAGCCAAAAACTTTTGAAGCTTACGGCCAGGATTATGGTTTCATGGTGTACAAAACAAAACTGATCGGTCGTAAACATGGTACGCTGAAAATCACTGACCTGCATGACTATGCTACTGTATTCCTGAATGGAAAATTTGTTGGTAAAATAGATCGTCGTCTTGGTGAAAACAGCATCAATCTGCCAAAGAGTGATGTGAAAGATCCGATACTGGAAATCTTTGTAGAAGCAATGGGCCGTATCAACTTCGCACAGGAACTGATAGACCGTAAAGGTATCACTGATCGTGTCACCCTCGAAGGAATGACGCTCATGGATTGGCAGGTATATGGTTTGCCAATGAACGATGGTTTTGTGTCACAGCTGAAACCGGGTGCTGATACCAGCCGTCCGGGCATCTTCTTCAAAGCAGGTTTCAATCTCACTACCGCTGCTGATACTTATATCGATATGAGTAACTTTAAGAAAGGGATTGTATGGGTGAATGGACATAACCTGGGGCGCTACTGGGAAATTGGCCCGCAGAAACGTTTGTATTGTCCGGCTCCATGGCTGAAGAAAGGGGAGAATGAGATTGTGGTGTTTGATCTGTTGCAAACAACTGCTGCTACTGTAGGTGGTGCCAAGACTTTAGAATAATAAATAGAGAGGTTGTCATAAATAGAACCTCTGAAAATCGCATAAATAGCAATCTTGCTCCATTAGGTATCCGGATAAAAAGAGCGTGTATATTTTGATACACGCTCTACACCTGCAGGAGATGGAAAAGGATGCCCTGATTACCAGGACAGCCTATACAGAAGTGCCGCCACGTGTGGAATATAGTTTGACTGAAAGTGCCAGGAGTCTGGCGCCCATATGGAAACAACTGGAAGAGTGGGGGGTACAACACCAAAGCAGATGAAATGATGCTGTTATGCGCATTCATGCAAAACTGATACAACGGTTATTGAATAAAAACATTCATGCAAGAGGTTATTCACCAACGGGGATGAAAGCCATTTTCAGGGAAAATTAAGGCACAGACTAACTATCTTCAAAGAAAAAAGGAGTCTCATTAAAGAAACTCCTTTTTAAATTTTATGAATAAACTTATTTCAATCGTATTGAAAAAACTATTCCATATTCCCACTCAACCTTATCACAAACCCGCCACCCGGTGCCAGTTTCAGCGGCAACCTTGCACCACTTCCTATCGCCCTCTTCTCCAACTTAAAATCCTTCGCATTCTTATCCGCATTCACACCATCCTTCCATAACTGCATCTGGTAAGTACCTGCCGGTAAAAATGACAAATCCACCTCCACATCTCTCGCATCCCAATTCGTCATCCCCGCCACATACCAATCTCCATTCAGCGCCTGTCTCGCCATCACCACATATTCTCCCACCTTTGCC
This Chitinophaga sancti DNA region includes the following protein-coding sequences:
- a CDS encoding winged helix-turn-helix transcriptional regulator; amino-acid sequence: MIHALHLQEMEKDALITRTAYTEVPPRVEYSLTESARSLAPIWKQLEEWGVQHQSR
- a CDS encoding beta-galactosidase family protein translates to MSALALLSCQMVQAQAKHTFALAKSEFLLDGKPYQIISGELHPARIPKEYWRHRIQMAKAMGCNTIAAYVFWNYLEQEEGAFDFSSENRNVAEFIKIAQQEGMWVLLRPGPYVCGEWEFGGLPPYLLRTPDIKVRCLDPRYMAAVERYVKALSEQVKPLLVTNGGPIIMVQVENEYGSYANDKQYLYKLKGLWEQNGINVPFYTADGPVDPLLEAGSVPGAAIGLDSGGSEGDFEAAKRQNPDVPSFSSESYPGWLTHWGEKFAHPDTSGILKEVRFLLSTNRSFNLYVIHGGTNFGYTAGANSGGKGYEPDLTTYDYDAPINEQGVPTAKYIALRNLIASYTRKKLPAIPAPIPATVVANFEVKPYASVWENLPAPVASVQPKTFEAYGQDYGFMVYKTKLIGRKHGTLKITDLHDYATVFLNGKFVGKIDRRLGENSINLPKSDVKDPILEIFVEAMGRINFAQELIDRKGITDRVTLEGMTLMDWQVYGLPMNDGFVSQLKPGADTSRPGIFFKAGFNLTTAADTYIDMSNFKKGIVWVNGHNLGRYWEIGPQKRLYCPAPWLKKGENEIVVFDLLQTTAATVGGAKTLE